One segment of Pempheris klunzingeri isolate RE-2024b chromosome 20, fPemKlu1.hap1, whole genome shotgun sequence DNA contains the following:
- the sost gene encoding sclerostin — protein sequence MQVSVALLVSSSALLLLQGCCTAVKGWKVLRNDATEILPEYRENTRTPQEATLQASNGSNNNHSNSMNNRAKNGGRSANTVSYSASELSCRELRSTRYITDGSCRSAKPVKELVCSGQCMPAHLMPNSIARGKWWRSSASDYRCIPAHSRTRRVQLHCPNGNTRTYKIRVVTSCKCKRFRPHHNQSVPKEIPKRQRNKKHSRLPEDRSKNNTPLMGNSY from the exons ATGCAGGTGTCTGTGGCCCTCCTCGTCTCCAGCTCGgcgctcctgctgctccagggATGCTGCACCGCTGTGAAGGGATGGAAGGTTCTTAGAAATGATGCTACGGAGATTTTACCGGAGTACAGAGAAAATACTCGGACACCACAGGAGGCAACATTACAGGCGTCCAACGGCAGCAATAACAACCACAGCAACTCTATGAATAACAGGGCGAAAAACGGTGGAAGATCAGCAAACACAGTCTCTTACA GTGCCTCGGAGCTGAGCTGTAGGGAGCTGCGTTCCACCCGTTACATCACCGACGGTTCTTGCCGCAGTGCCAAGCCCGTCAAGGAGCTGGTGTGTTCGGGCCAGTGCATGCCCGCGCACCTCATGCCGAACTCCATCGCTCGCGGCAAGTGGTGGAGGAGCAGCGCTTCGGACTACCGCTGCATCCCAGCCCACTCCCGGACGAGGAGGGTCCAGCTGCATTGTCCTAACGGCAACACTCGGACGTACAAAATCCGCGTGGTCACCTCCTGCAAGTGCAAACGCTTCAGGCCTCACCACAACCAGTCAGTGCCCAAGGAGATCCCAAAGAGGCAACGCAACAAGAAGCACAGTCGTTTGCCCGAAGACAGGAGCAAGAACAACACGCCACTGATGGGCAACTCGTACTGA